One stretch of Zingiber officinale cultivar Zhangliang chromosome 6B, Zo_v1.1, whole genome shotgun sequence DNA includes these proteins:
- the LOC121992946 gene encoding receptor-like protein EIX1 yields the protein MKQATMARLYHSFLCFLVVLGASIPFFPIAKATTIAGCSKAESDALLTFKDGVIDPANRLSSWQGQVDCCRWSGVVCQNISSYVHVVELNLQDDDYFNYQTALSGQLLNPSLLSLTYLSRLNLSGNDFGWTQIPQSVGSFSSLRYLDLSWTNFGGRIPAQLGNLSTLLYLDLSSYWSFSATNFVLYSQVDSMEWLKQLTSLRYLNMNAVNLNAASHEWLQAVNMLHSLEALHLPNCDLAMVPSSLSFVNLTALEILDLSANLFMSTLPTWLWEFSSLSYLDLESNEFYGLVPAAVGNLTSLDTLILGENNLDGGTISASITHLIHLNTFDFSYNNMSGGVPDWLMLMTNLTHLDLSFCSMKGLFPVEIGSLSNLVYLDLSSNSLQGTVSELHLANLTTLETLYLSNNSLSILINEEWNTTMKLKHIGFSSCNLGPHFPRWLQRQRSIVSLDLSNASIKAVLPDWLWSSWPALGALDISHNNISGSLPQSLEGMEELQIIMASSNMLQGVVPTWPSSMRILDLSSNSLSGSLPTTSAAEHLSFLLLANNQINGSMPSYFCNMTYLYYIDISNNQIEGEIPPCWNSSELIFMRLSNNDLSGSIPSSAMSQNLRYLNLNNNSLSGELPPSLQNCSLLTVLDLGENKLSGNIPIWIGVSLQELSILRLRSNTLSGSIPPQLAQLSNLHIVDFSNNQLLGLIPSSFGNFSAMISTSKYITVPRLFGIQSFPKFIFRPTVSITLSAKGQELGYSTSALDLVKSIDLSSNDLTGKIPQELGALLALQTLNLSRNKLQDRIPDMFAGIRYLETLDLSFNNLSGAIPESLSRLSMLNHLNLSYNNLSGRIPSSNQLQTLDDPYIYAGNAYLCGPPVSNNCSATAVVDREAMDDGSELAFVYVGCLVGFLVGLSGVFILLCRKSWRYYYFETIDKYYHSFRVNQWRFPSCN from the coding sequence ATGAAGCAGGCAACAATGGCACGACTCTACCACTCCTTTCTCTGCTTCCTTGTggttctaggagccagcatccCCTTCTTCCCAATCGCGAAGGCCACGACAATAGCAGGGTGTTCGAAGGCGGAGAGCGACGCCCTTCTCACCTTCAAAGACGGTGTCATCGATCCCGCCAACCGCTTGTCTTCCTGGCAAGGCCAAGTAGACTGTTGCAGATGGAGCGGCGTGGTGTGCCAAAACATATCCAGTTATGTGCATGTTGTGGAGCTCAACCTCCAAGACGATGACTACTTCAACTACCAAACGGCTTTATCGGGTCAGCTCCTCAATCCATCCTTGCTCTCCTTGACATATTTGAGTCGACTCAACCTCAGTGGCAATGACTTCGGATGGACCCAAATCCCGCAGTCTGTTGGCTCCTTCAGTAGCTTGAGGTATCTTGATCTTTCTTGGACAAATTTTGGCGGGAGAATTCCTGCACAGCTTGGAAACTTGTCGACCCTCCTCTATCTTGATCTGAGCTCGTACTGGTCCTTCTCTGCAACTAATTTTGTGCTGTATAGCCAAGTTGATAGCATGGAGTGGCTAAAACAACTCACTTCTCTGAGGTATCTCAACATGAACGCTGTGAATCTGAATGCAGCCTCCCATGAATGGCTACAAGCAGTGAATATGTTGCACTCATTGGAGGCATTACATTTACCAAACTGTGATCTTGCCATGGTCCCTTCTTCTCTTTCCTTTGTCAACCTCACGGCTCTTGAGATTCTTGACCTCTCGGCCAATTTATTCATGTCCACCTTACCAACTTGGCTGTGGGAATTCAGCAGCCTCTCGTATTTAGATCTAGAAAGTAATGAATTCTATGGCCTCGTACCTGCTGCAGTTGGGAACTTGACGTCCCTTGATACTTTGATCCTTGGAGAGAATAATTTAGATGGAGGAACTATTTCAGCATCAATAACACACCTCATCCATCTAAACACCTTTGATTTCAGCTATAACAACATGAGTGGTGGTGTTCCTGATTGGCTAATGCTCATGACAAATCTCACTCACCTTGACCTCAGTTTTTGCTCCATGAAGGGTCTGTTTCCCGTTGAGATTGGAAGCCTTTCCAATTTGGTCTATCTTGATCTCTCTTCCAATTCATTACAAGGTACTGTCTCCGAACTCCATCTTGCCAATTTAACGACACTGGAAACATTGTATTTGTCCAACAACTCCTTGTCGATTTTGATCAATGAGGAGTGGAATACTACAATGAAACTCAAACACATCGGATTCAGTTCTTGTAACCTGGGACCTCATTTCCCTCGATGGCTTCAGCGGCAGAGATCCATTGTGTCACTGGATTTGTCGAATGCGAGCATTAAAGCAGTTTTGCCTGATTGGTTGTGGAGTTCTTGGCCAGCCCTTGGTGCATTAGATATCTCTCATAATAACATAAGTGGGAGTTTGCCACAATCCTTGGAAGGCATGGAGGAGCTGCAAATCATTATGGCAAGTTCTAACATGCTTCAAGGTGTTGTTCCAACTTGGCCGAGTTCGATGCGAATACTGGATCTTTCTAGTAATTCATTGTCAGGGTCACTACCAACAACATCAGCAGCAGAACATCTTTCATTTTTGTTACTAGCAAATAATCAAATCAATGGAAGCATGCCATCCTACTTCTGCAATATGACATATTTGTATTACATTGATATTTCAAACAACCAAATAGAAGGGGAAATCCCTCCATGTTGGAATTCATCAGAGCTCATTTTCATGAGGTTGTCCAACAATGATCTCTCAGGATCGATTCCTAGCTCTGCCATGAGCCAAAATTTAAGATATTTGAACTTAAACAATAACAGCCTTTCAGGAGAATTGCCTCCATCATTGCAGAATTGCAGTTTGCTGACTGTTCTGGATCTTGGTGAGAACAAGTTATCTGGAAACATACCGATATGGATCGGAGTTAGTTTGCAAGAACTATCGATCCTCAGGCTTCGCTCGAATACACTCTCCGGTAGCATTCCTCCACAGCTTGCACAGTTGAGTAACCTGCACATCGTTGATTTCTCCAATAACCAACTATTGGGGTTGATACCGAGCTCATTTGGAAATTTTAGCGCGATGATTTCCACTTCGAAATATATTACTGTCCCACGCTTGTTTGGCATACAAAGCTTCCCAAAGTTCATTTTTCGGCCAACAGTAAGCATTACACTTTCTGCAAAGGGACAGGAACTCGGATATTCGACGAGCGCCCTAGATCTTGTAAAGAGTATAGATCTTTCCAGTAATGATCTAACTGGCAAAATCCCCCAAGAACTCGGAGCACTCTTGGCACTTCAAACGTTGAATCTGTCAAGAAATAAACTGCAAGACAGAATTCCAGATATGTTTGCTGGGATACGGTACTTGGAGACACTTGATCTGTCATTCAACAATTTGTCAGGTGCCATTCCTGAAAGCTTGTCAAGATTGAGTATGCTCAACCACTTGAATCTGTCTTACAACAACTTATCAGGAAGGATACCATCAAGCAATCAGCTCCAAACGCTTGATGACCCCTATATTTATGCTGGCAATGCCTATCTCTGTGGACCTCCAGTTTCGAACAATTGCTCGGCTACCGCTGTTGTGGACAGAGAAGCCATGGATGATGGGTCTGAATTGGCTTTCGTGTATGTTGGCTGTCTAGTTGGATTTCTTGTGGGACTTTCTGGTGTGTTTATCCTTCTATGCAGGAAAAGTTGGAGGTATTACTACTTTGAAACAATTGACAAATATTATCACAGTTTCAGGGTAAATCAATGGCGATTTCCATCTTGCAACTAA